In Carboxydocella sporoproducens DSM 16521, a single window of DNA contains:
- a CDS encoding aspartate carbamoyltransferase catalytic subunit, with product MAWQRKDLLGLEDLSREEIDLILDTADAMKDIVLRPIKKVPTLRGTVVLTLFYEPSTRTRTSFELAAKYLSADTVNIATSTSSVTKGESLKDTVRTIEALGTDIVVLRHSAAGSAAQLASWVKCSVINGGDGTHEHPTQALLDMFTIKQRKGTIAGLTVTIVGDILHSRVARSNIWGLTKMGARVRVVGPATLLPREIEKLGVEVYHSLEDALPGTDVINVLRIQRERQQAGLFPSLREYACLYGINRERLALARPDVLVLHPGPMNRGVEISPEVAEGPWAAIEEQVTNGVAVRMAVLYLLKGVHSDAAH from the coding sequence ATGGCCTGGCAACGCAAGGACCTGCTGGGTCTGGAGGACCTGAGCAGGGAAGAAATCGACCTGATTCTTGATACCGCTGACGCCATGAAGGATATTGTTCTACGCCCGATCAAAAAGGTGCCAACCCTGCGGGGGACGGTGGTACTGACTCTGTTTTATGAACCCAGTACCCGCACCCGTACTTCCTTTGAACTGGCGGCCAAGTATTTGAGTGCGGATACTGTCAATATTGCTACCAGTACCAGCAGTGTGACCAAGGGGGAATCCCTCAAGGACACGGTGCGGACCATCGAGGCTCTGGGTACGGATATTGTGGTTTTGCGGCACAGTGCCGCTGGCTCGGCGGCTCAGCTGGCTAGCTGGGTGAAGTGTTCGGTTATTAATGGGGGAGATGGTACCCATGAACATCCCACCCAGGCCCTGCTGGACATGTTCACAATCAAGCAGCGGAAAGGAACTATCGCCGGACTGACAGTGACCATTGTGGGGGATATCCTGCACAGCCGGGTGGCCCGCAGCAATATCTGGGGCTTGACCAAAATGGGAGCCAGAGTGCGGGTGGTAGGGCCGGCCACTCTGTTGCCCCGGGAGATCGAAAAACTGGGGGTAGAAGTCTATCATAGCCTGGAAGATGCTCTGCCCGGGACGGATGTCATCAATGTCCTGCGCATCCAGCGGGAAAGGCAACAGGCCGGCTTGTTCCCCAGCCTCAGGGAATATGCCTGTCTCTATGGTATCAACCGGGAGCGACTGGCCCTGGCCCGGCCGGATGTGCTGGTTTTGCATCCTGGTCCGATGAACCGGGGCGTGGAAATCAGCCCGGAGGTGGCGGAAGGGCCCTGGGCGGCCATTGAGGAACAGGTAACCAATGGGGTGGCTGTCCGCATGGCGGTTCTGTATTTGCTCAAGGGGGTGCATTCAGATGCTGCTCATTAA
- a CDS encoding uracil-xanthine permease family protein translates to MKKRFDVHERPPIGQALVLALQHVFAMFGATVLVPFLTGLDPAVALFTSGVGTIIFHLFTGGKVPAYLGSSFAFIAPLAAWVTGAKDLPGAMGGAFVAGLVYVLMFFLIRAFGTEFIHRLVPSVVVGPVVMIIGLSLAGVAVNNMASLHWPTAIFTCVMAIIFSIFGRGFMKVIPILLGIISGYIFAIVWNMVEPTTIGENMKLVDFAPFVQSLNPDTLLGYFHLPQFVLPGFKMAAIWAIAPIALVTIIEDLGHVLVIGNVTERDLIKDPGFDRVLLGNGLATSIASLFGGPPSTTYGENIGVLAITRVFSSFVIWCAAGIAILLSFFNPVRVLISTIPVPVMGGIVILLFGMIAAAGIRTMIEAKTDLSSTRNLIIVSIILILGVGLKDHGVSYATLAGIILNLILPQDKVEDDAVLTLEPDTVEETKRLH, encoded by the coding sequence ATGAAGAAACGCTTTGATGTCCACGAAAGACCGCCAATAGGACAGGCCCTGGTCCTGGCCCTGCAGCATGTTTTCGCCATGTTCGGGGCGACGGTGCTGGTGCCTTTCCTGACCGGTCTGGATCCAGCAGTAGCCCTCTTTACTTCCGGGGTAGGGACTATCATCTTTCACCTCTTTACCGGCGGCAAAGTTCCTGCCTATCTTGGCAGCTCCTTTGCCTTTATTGCTCCTCTGGCAGCCTGGGTAACAGGGGCGAAAGACTTACCTGGCGCTATGGGTGGGGCTTTTGTGGCCGGTCTGGTTTATGTTCTGATGTTCTTTTTGATCCGTGCCTTCGGTACGGAATTCATTCACCGGCTGGTACCCAGTGTGGTGGTGGGTCCGGTAGTAATGATTATCGGTTTAAGCCTGGCAGGTGTAGCTGTCAACAACATGGCCTCCTTGCACTGGCCGACAGCCATCTTTACCTGTGTCATGGCTATCATTTTCAGCATCTTCGGCCGCGGTTTTATGAAAGTAATCCCTATTCTGCTCGGCATTATCTCTGGCTATATCTTCGCTATCGTTTGGAACATGGTGGAACCCACCACTATTGGTGAGAACATGAAACTGGTGGACTTTGCTCCCTTTGTCCAGTCGCTCAATCCTGATACATTGCTGGGTTATTTTCATCTGCCCCAGTTTGTTCTGCCCGGTTTCAAGATGGCGGCAATCTGGGCCATTGCACCTATAGCCCTGGTTACCATTATCGAGGACCTGGGCCATGTGCTGGTAATTGGCAATGTGACAGAACGGGATCTGATCAAGGACCCTGGTTTTGACCGGGTCTTGCTGGGGAACGGTCTGGCTACCTCCATTGCCTCACTGTTCGGTGGCCCGCCCAGCACTACTTACGGGGAAAATATCGGGGTACTGGCCATTACCCGGGTGTTCAGTTCCTTTGTTATCTGGTGTGCAGCCGGTATTGCCATCCTGTTGAGCTTTTTCAACCCGGTACGGGTGTTGATCAGCACCATTCCGGTGCCGGTGATGGGTGGAATTGTCATTCTGCTTTTCGGGATGATCGCTGCTGCCGGTATCCGCACCATGATTGAAGCTAAAACCGACCTGTCCAGTACCCGTAACCTGATTATTGTCTCCATCATCCTCATCCTCGGGGTAGGGCTGAAGGACCATGGGGTCAGCTATGCTACCCTGGCGGGGATTATCCTCAACCTGATTCTGCCCCAGGATAAAGTAGAAGATGATGCGGTTCTGACCTTAGAACCTGATACTGTAGAGGAAACAAAACGCCTGCATTAG
- the pyrR gene encoding bifunctional pyr operon transcriptional regulator/uracil phosphoribosyltransferase PyrR, whose amino-acid sequence MELREKTQLMDPESIRRALTRIAHEIVERNKGVENLALIGIRRRGVPLAERLAAKIAEFEGVALPVGLLDITLYRDDLTTLAQQPVVHKTQVPFQVEGKKIILVDDVLFTGRTARAALDAIIDLGRPRFIQLAVLVDRGHRELPIRADFVGKNVPTSRKEVISVYLQEIDGEDKVVLQEIVE is encoded by the coding sequence GTGGAACTCAGGGAAAAGACCCAGCTCATGGATCCGGAAAGCATCCGCCGCGCTCTTACCCGCATTGCCCATGAAATAGTGGAAAGAAACAAAGGGGTGGAAAACCTGGCCCTGATTGGCATTCGCAGGCGGGGTGTGCCGCTGGCCGAACGGTTAGCAGCCAAAATTGCTGAATTCGAGGGAGTAGCTTTGCCGGTTGGATTGCTGGATATCACCCTTTACCGGGACGACCTGACCACCCTGGCCCAGCAGCCGGTGGTACATAAAACCCAGGTACCCTTTCAGGTAGAAGGAAAAAAAATTATCCTGGTGGATGATGTCCTGTTTACCGGTCGAACGGCCCGGGCTGCGCTGGATGCCATCATTGATCTGGGCCGGCCCCGCTTTATTCAGCTGGCCGTGCTGGTGGACCGGGGACATCGGGAGCTTCCTATCCGGGCTGATTTCGTCGGCAAGAATGTTCCCACCTCCCGCAAAGAGGTCATTTCCGTATATCTGCAGGAAATTGACGGGGAAGATAAAGTAGTTTTACAGGAAATAGTGGAGTAG
- a CDS encoding DUF362 domain-containing protein, which translates to MNQRRRRVHQPFIAITRHPYEGDALIQALELLPHTQLFRPGDTVVVVPNLVKNQPPASGTITGPGTLQRLLLYLQDFQPARLVVAAGSGGDPTPLVLQQQGFLNVIQETGGEFVDLNYGPYLELKLNHPLLPVLQVNRLLAEADVIISLAQIKVHQEATVTLGFKNIALSWPPAELHGPG; encoded by the coding sequence ATGAATCAGCGTCGTCGTCGCGTTCATCAGCCTTTTATCGCCATTACCCGCCATCCTTACGAAGGAGATGCTCTGATCCAGGCTCTGGAACTGTTGCCCCACACCCAGCTCTTCCGCCCTGGGGATACAGTGGTAGTAGTACCTAATCTGGTTAAAAACCAGCCTCCAGCCAGTGGCACCATCACCGGGCCCGGCACTCTACAGCGCTTGCTCCTGTATCTGCAGGATTTTCAACCTGCCCGCCTGGTAGTGGCGGCCGGTTCGGGCGGTGACCCTACTCCTCTGGTTTTGCAACAACAGGGATTTCTCAATGTCATTCAGGAAACTGGTGGGGAATTTGTTGATTTAAACTATGGGCCCTATCTAGAATTAAAATTGAACCATCCCCTTTTACCCGTTCTGCAGGTTAACCGCCTGCTGGCAGAGGCAGATGTCATCATCAGCCTGGCCCAAATCAAGGTTCACCAGGAGGCCACCGTCACCCTCGGCTTCAAGAACATCGCCCTCAGCTGGCCTCCGGCCGAATTGCACGGCCCAGGTTGA